GGAGTAGCTTGGATGTAGATCCAACGTCCACAAGATTCACAAAAGAACATATGACCATGTAATGATTCGGTTTTATAGTGATCTCTTACAATATACTAGTCATCATGGTACTCCGAATCTAGTTTTATCAACAGCGGATGATACGCGGAGGCAAAATGGTCTCAAACAGTGCGAGAATCTTTCAGCACGTTCAAGAAGCAAGTGGGAGTAAATTCCGAAGAGATGATGACAACATTCGTACTACCGGGAGTATATAATACAATCCGTCTCATTATGCGACGGAAGGAGCATATACAAGCGTCTAGTATCGGTTGCTTAACGCGCCGTTGCATCGAGTAAATTCAGGGCATCTCACGATGTGTATGCAGGAGATGCAGCTGGTGGCGTTTGTCCCGACGTGCAGGGGACGCGCGGAGGAGAAACTCACTCAAGTATTAACAACCCCCACAGGTTGACGCTGTTCCTGCCTCCAGCAATCCGCCATCACCTTGCCCCTCGCGCCATGGCGCCCGCCTGCCTCCTattgccactcctcctgctccCATTCGCCCCAGGTCCAGCACAGGCCGCGACGCCGGCAAGGTCTCCGTCGGCGTCAGCATCATCCTCCTCCACGTCCGTCGTGTTCCAGCTCCAGGGCGACGTATATCCCACCGGGTACGAACCTTTCTCCCCGCTGGTTTCCTAACGATTTCCTCAGGCGCGGTCCCTCTGCGTGGATGGAATGAATTTATGAACTTCTCTATTGATTTAAGTTACCTGCATTTTTTCAAGAATCCGATGAACGTAGTTGACCTGCATGACAAATCTAGCTCTGTGTATTTTTTGCCGCAAAAATTGTCATGCGTGTCAACTAAACTTGTCATCACCGTGTCACTAAATTACCATCGAAATGTTCGATTTGCCATGGTCAAATCCTGAACGTTCTAGATTTATCATTCCAGCTTTTTCAAATCGATAAATCTGTGCAGGCATTACTATGCCACCATGAACATTGGGGATCCGGCGAGGCCCTACTTCTTGGACATTGACACCGGCAGTGACCTCACTTGGCTGCAGTGCGACGCTCCCTGCCAAAGCTGCAACAAGGTAGAGTACTAGAGTACGCGTCAGTGTGAAATCTAATCCAATACTAGTTTGACCATAACTGCATTCAAAATTCCAGTTACTGGTCACTATTCTAATGCAGTATAGAAAAATTTCGATTTAAGGATGCCACATTGTTGACCTTGGATTCTCATCTTCCACATTCGGGGGTTAAAAGATGGGCCATGAGGCCTAGATTAAATAATTATTCCACGGTTGTTGGGTGTCTTACAGGTATTAATTCAGATTTATTTTCACTGTGCTTCAAGATTGTGAGTTTCCCAGTTCTTTTTTTTAAAGCTGGGTTTTTGTGTGTGAAGTATAAAACTTTCCTGATGCATTATTATTGTTGTAGTAGATTTGGTGTCAAATGCGTACTCTTGGTCTGATCTGATGGTTATTGCAGGTGCCGCACCCATTGTACAAGCCAACAAAGAGCAAGATTGTGCCCTGTGCAGACTCACTCTGTACTACACTGCTCAGCTCACAGATTCCTAACAACAAGCAGTGCCCCTCACCACACCAATGCGACTACAAAATCAAGTACACGGACAGCTCGTCTTCTCGCGGTGTGCTCGTTACCGACAGCTTCGGCCTAACCCTACGGAATTCATCCCGTGTTAGTCGCAGCCTCACCTTTGGGTATTATCACTCTGAAACATTTCCTCATTATTGGTGACTGAATTTAGTTATGCCACTTTGTGAAGCATTGCCTCAGTACTACCACTGACTGCTGTTTTTTATGTCCTTTTAGTAACTCATTCTTTTTTGCAACTCATGCCCTTTCACAACATCCACTTTGGGCAGCATTGCCCCATTAGTGGGACTGAATTTGTTCTTGTTGACCTTTCAGTAACTCCACTGCGAATTTTACAAAAAAAAACTGCACTTTGTGAAGCATTGCGTCATTACTGGTGGCTGGATTTAGTTCTTTATATCTGCTTCTATATTTTGTGTAGCTGTGGCAGCGACAGATGGCTTGCTTGGGCTTGGGAGGGGATCAGTTAGCTTGGTCTCGCAGCTCAAGCAGCAAGGCATCACCAAGAATGTACTTGCCCATTGCCTCAGTACGAACGGAGGAGGGTTCCTCTACTTTGGGGATGATATCGTGTCTACCTCACGCGCAACGTGGGTGCCGATGGCTCGTAGCACATCTGGGTACGCACTGTTATCCATGATGTTTGTTTGTTATTCATGGAGGGAACAATACTTTCATTTAAAGTTTAATACAGGTTAAGATGTTTAAATTTTGTTTGTTTTAGCTCTAATAACAATTGgtctttttttgtatatagttTAGTTCTTGATCACCAGTGAGTAGCGACATTGCATCCATCAAACACACTTCCCAAATAATTACCGTGACCAAGAGAATAACTTAAATTTGAAGTTACCTTTTTGCCGTTCGCAATCATGAGAGGGCAAGTTTTTCACATCCGTTTTATATGACAAATCGTTGATGCTGCTTTTTGGCAAACAAACATTTGGTACTCTCATTCTTGTTTGCTGTCTATTAACCAGCCCGTGGCCTTTAGATCATCCTTAACGAGGGAAGTTGTAGATGATGCTATTTGTTATAGCAGTGGCTTATACAAATAAAAGAAGCTAGGAATACTAAACATGCTCTTTTTTGTTATAAAGTAATAACACAATCTGTTTAGGGCTAAACTGAATTGTAGGTGTTTTTGATTTACGTGATTCTCATGATTCCATATGTAATAGAGCACTTGTACTTTCAGGAATTACTACTCACCTGGCTCAGGAACACTTTACTTCGATAAACACCCACTAGGAGTGAAGCCAACGGAGGTGGTATTTGATAGCGGTAGCACCTATACGTACTTTGCTGCCCAGCCATACCAAGCGACTGTTTNNNNNNNNNNNNNNNNNNNNNNNNNNNNNNNNNNNNNNNNNNNNNNNNNNNNNNNNNNNNNNNNNNNNNNNNNNNNNNNNNNNNNNNNNNNNNNNNNNNNNNNNNNNNNNNNNNNNNNNNNNNNNNNNNNNNNNNNNNNNNNNNNNNNNNNNNNNNNNNNNNNNNNNNNNNNNNNNNNNNNNNNNNNNNNNNNNNNNNNNNNNNNNNNNNNNNNNNNNNNNNNNNNNNNNNNNNNNNNNNNNNNNNNNNNNNNNNNNNNNNNNNNNNNNNNNNNNNNNNNNNNNNNNNNNNNNNNNNNNNNNNNNNNNNNNNNNNNNNNNNNNNNNNNNNNNNNNNNNNNNNNNNNNNNNNNNNNNNNNNNNNNNNNNNNNNNNNNNNNNNNNNNNNNNNNNNNNNNNNNNNNNNNNNNNNNNNNNNNNNNNNNNNNNNNNNNNNNNNNNNNNNNNNNNNNNNNNNNNNNNNNNNNNNNNNNNNNNNNNNNNNNNNNNNNNNNNNNNNNNNNNNNNNNNNNNNNNNNNNNNNNNNNNNNNNNNNNNNNNNNNNNNNNNNNNNNNNNNNNNNNNNNNNNNNNNNNNNNNNNNNNNNNNNNNNNNNNNNNNNNNNNNNNNNNNNNNNNNNNNNNNNNNNNNNNNNNNNNNNNNNNNNNNNNNNNNNNNNNNNNNNNNNNNNNNNNNNNNNNNNNNNNNNNNNNNNNNNNNNNNNNNNNNNNNNNNNNNNNNNNNNNNNNNNNNNNNNNNNNNNNNNNNNNNNNNNNNNNNNNNNNNNNNNNNNNNNNNNNNNNNNNNNNNNNNNNNNNNNNNNNNNNNNNNNNNNNNNNNNNNNNNNNNNNNNNNNNNNNNNNNNNNNNNNNNNNNNNNNNNNNNNNNNNNNNNNNNNNNNNNNNNNNNNNNNNNNNNNNNNNNNNNNNNNNNNNNNNNNNNNNNNNNNNNNNNNNNNNNNNNNNNNNNNNNNNNNNNNNNNNNNNNNNNNNNNNNNNNNNNNNNNNNNNNNNNNNNNNNNNNNNNNNNNNNNNNNNNNNNNNNNNNNNNNNNNNNNNNNNNNNNNNNNNNNNNNNNNNNNNNNNNNNNNNNNNNNNNNNNNNNNNNNNNNNNNNNNNNNNNNNNNNNNNNNNNNNNNNNNNNNNNNNNNNNNNNNNNNNNNNNNNNNNNNNNNNNNNNNNNNNNNNNNNNNNNNNNNNNNNNNNNNNNNNNNNNNNNNNNNNNNNNNNNNNNNNNNNNNNNNNNNNNNNNNNNNNNNNNNNNNNNNNNNNNNNNNNNNNNNNNNNNNNNNNNNNNNNNNNNNNNNNNNNNNNNNNNNNNNNNNNNNNNNNNNNNNNNNNNNNNNNNNNNNNNNNNNNNNNNNNNNNNNNNNNNNNNNNNNNNNNNNNNNNNNNNNNNNNNNNNNNNNNNNNNNNNNNNNNNNNNNNNNNNNNNNNNNNNNNNNNNNNNNNNNNNNNNNNNNNNNNNNNNNNNNNNNNNNNNNNNNNNNNNNNNNNNNNNNNNNNNNNNNNNNNNNNNNNNNNNNNNNNNNNNNNNNNNNNNNNNNNNNNNNNNNNNNNNNNNNNNNNNNNNNNNNNNNNNNNNNNNNNNNNNNNNNNNNNNNNNNNNNNNNNNNNNNNNNNNNNNNNNNNNNNNNNNNNNNNNNNNNNNNNNNNNNNNNNNNNNNNNNNNNNNNNNNNNNNNNNNNNNNNNNNNNNNNNNNNNNNNNNNNNNNNNNNNNNNNNNNNNNNNNNNNNNNNNNNNNNNNNNNNNNNNNNNNNNNNNNNNNNNNNNNNNNNNNNNNNNNNNNNNNNNNNNNNNNNNNNNNNNNNNNNNNNNNNNNNNNNNNNNNNNNNNNNNNNNNNNNNNNNNNNNNNNNNNNNNNNNNNNNNNNNNNNNNNNNNNNNNNNNNNNNNNNNNNNNNNNNNNNNNNNNNNNNNNNNNNNNNNNNNNNNNNNNNNNNNNNNNNNNNNNNNNNNNNNNNNNNNNNNNNNNNNNNNNNNNNNNNNNNNNNNNNNNNNNNNNNNNNNNNNNNNNNNNNNNNNNNNNNNNNNNNNNNNNNNNNNNNNNNNNNNNNNNNNNNNNNNNNNNNNNNNNNNNNNNNNNNNNNNNNNNNNNNNNNNNNNNNNNNNNNNNNNNNNNNNNNNNNNNNNNNNNNNNNNNNNNNNNNNNNNNNNNNNNNNNNNNNNNNNNNNNNNNNNNNNNNNNNNNNNNNNNNNNNNNNNNNNNNNNNNNNNNNNNNNNNNNNNNNNNNNNNNNNNNNNNNNNNNNNNNNNNNNNNNNNNNNNNNNNNNNNNNNNNNNNNNNNNNNNNNNNNNNNNNNNNNNNNNNNNNNNNNNNNNNNNNNNNNNNNNNNNNNNNNNNNNNNNNNNNNNNNNNNNNNNNNNNNNNNNNNNNNNNNNNNNNNNNNNNNNNNNNNNNNNNNNNNNNNNNNNNNNNNNNNNNNNNNNNNNNNNNNNNNNNNNNNNNNNNNNNNNNNNNNNNNNNNNNNNNNNNNNNNNNNNNNNNNNNNNNNNNNNNNNNNNNNNNNNNNNNNNNNNNNNNNNNNNNNNNNNNNNNNNNNNNNNNNNNNNNNNNNNNNNNNNNNNNNNNNNNNNNNNNNNNNNNNNNNNNNNNNNNNNNNNNNNNNNNNNNNNNNNNNNNNNNNNNNNNNNNNNNNNNNNNNNNNNNNNNNNNNNNNNNNNNNNNNNNNNNNNNNNNNNNNNNNNNNNNNNNNNNNNNNNNNNNNNNNNNNNNNNNNNNNNNNNNNNNNNNNNNNNNNNNNNNNNNNNNNNNNNNNNNNNNNNNNNNNNNNNNNNNNNNNNNNNNNNNNNNNNNNNNNNNNNNNNNNNNNNNNNNNNNNNNNNNNNNNNNNNNNNNNNNNNNNNNNNNNNNNNNNNNNNNNNNNNNNNNNNNNNNNNNNNNNNNNNNNNNNNNNNNNNNNNNNNNNNNNNNNNNNNNNNNNNNNNNNNNNNNNNNNNNNNNNNNNNNNNNNNNNNNNNNNNNNNNNNNNNNNNNNNNNNNNNNNNNNNNNNNNNNNNNNNNNNNNNNNNNNNNNNNNNNNNNNNNNNNNNNNNNNNNNNNNNNNNNNNNNNNNNNNNNNNNNNNNNNNNNNNNNNNNNNNNNNNNNNNNNNNNNNNNNNNNNNNNNNNNNNNNNNNNNNNNNNNNNNNNNNNNNNNNNNNNNNNNNNNNNNNNNNNNNNNNNNNNNNNNNNNNNNNNNNNNNNNNNNNNNNNNNNNNNNNNNNNNNNNNNNNNNNNNNNNNNNNNNNNNNNNNNNNNNNNNNNNNNNNNNNNNNNNNNNNNNNNNNNNNNNNNNNNNNNNNNNNNNNNNNNNNNNNNNNNNNNNNNNNNNNNNNNNNNNNNNNNNNNNNNNNNNNNNNNNNNNNNNNNNNNNNNNNNNNNNNNNNNNNNNNNNNNNNNNNNNNNNNNNNNNNNNNNNNNNNNNNNNNNNNNNNNNNNNNNNNNNNNNNNNNNNNNNNNNNNNNNNNNNNNNNNNNNNNNNNNNNNNNNNNNNNNNNNNNNNNNNNNNNNNNNNNNNNNNNNNNNNNNNNNNNNNNNNNNNNNNNNNNNNNNNNNNNNNNNNNNNNNNNNNNNNNNNNNNNNNNNNNNNNNNNNNNNNNNNNNNNNNNNNNNNNNNNNNNNNNNNNNNNNNNNNNNNNNNNNNNNNNNNNNNNNNNNNNNNNNNNNNNNNNNNNNNNNNNNNNNNNNNNNNNNNNNNNNNNNNNNNNNNNNNNNNNNNNNNNNNNNNNNNNNNNNNNNNNNNNNNNNNNNNNNNNNNNNNNNNNNNNNNNNNNNNNNNNNNNNNNNNNNNNNNNNNNNNNNNNNNNNNNNNNNNNNNNNNNNNNNNNNNNNNNNNNNNNNNNNNNNNNNNNNNNNNNNNNNNNNNNNNNNNNNNNNNNNNNNNNNNNNNNNNNNNNNNNNNNNNNNNNNNNNNNNNNNNNNNNNNNNNNNNNNNNNNNNNNNNNNNNNNNNNNNNNNNNNNNNNNNNNNNNNNNNNNNNNNNNNNNNNNNNNNNNNNNNNNNNNNNNNNNNNNNNNNNNNNNNNNNNNNNNNNNNNNNNNNNNNNNNNNNNNNNNNNNNNNNNNNNNNNNNNNNNNN
The window above is part of the Triticum aestivum cultivar Chinese Spring unplaced genomic scaffold, IWGSC CS RefSeq v2.1 scaffold75901, whole genome shotgun sequence genome. Proteins encoded here:
- the LOC123175682 gene encoding aspartic proteinase Asp1-like; the protein is MAPACLLLPLLLLPFAPGPAQAATPARSPSASASSSSTSVVFQLQGDVYPTGHYYATMNIGDPARPYFLDIDTGSDLTWLQCDAPCQSCNKVPHPLYKPTKSKIVPCADSLCTTLLSSQIPNNKQCPSPHQCDYKIKYTDSSSSRGVLVTDSFGLTLRNSSRVSRSLTFGTTTDCSVAATDGLLGLGRGSVSLVSQLKQQGITKNVLAHCLSTNGGGFLYFGDDIVSTSRATWVPMARSTSGNYYSPGSGTLYFDKHPLGVKPTEVVFDSGSTYTYFAAQPYQAT